The Episyrphus balteatus chromosome 4, idEpiBalt1.1, whole genome shotgun sequence genome includes a window with the following:
- the LOC129919237 gene encoding uncharacterized protein LOC129919237 gives MSPCRPVRPDIANTVSRLGQFTCNSNKCHWLAAKRVLRYLAGSASLGLVYTKKKKALCGYTDADWGNCVIDRRSYTGYVFLLSGAAISWKSTKQRTVALSTTEAEYVSLSEASKEAIYLRSILLELGFLDFAKTKIFVDNRGALCLANDHVFHARTKHIDIKHHFV, from the coding sequence atgtcgccatgtcgccctgtgAGGCCAGATATTGCAAATACCGTCTCAAGATTGGGACAATTTACTTgcaattcaaataaatgtcattgGTTAGCAGCGAAACGTGTGCTAAGGTATCTGGCTGGAAGTGCAAGTCTTGGGCTTgtgtatacaaaaaagaaaaaagccttaTGTGGATACACTGATGCTGATTGGGGAAATTGTGTCATAGATCGTCGATCGTATACTGGGTATGTGTTCTTACTCAGTGGTGCAGCAATTTCTTGGAAatcaacaaaacaaagaactgTGGCCCTTTCCACTACAGAGGCTGAATATGTAAGTTTATCTGAAGCTTCGAAGGAAGCAATTTACTTGAGAAGTATATTGCTGGAGCTTGGATTTTTGGACTTtgctaaaactaaaatttttgttgataatcGTGGTGCACTGTGCTTGGCAAATGATCATGTTTTTCATGCACGCACTAAACATATCGACATAAAACATCACTTTGTTTGA